A window from Caulobacter sp. X encodes these proteins:
- a CDS encoding TonB-dependent receptor: protein MPKLNSSLRHALTVSCGLTALASAMAIAPAAFAQDTKVGEIIITAQKRSENLQDVPVSVAALGGEKLQSTFAAGEDILALSAKAPGLYAESSNGRAAPRFYIRGLGNADFDLAASQPVSIIQDEVVLENVVLKSSPIYDLDHVEVLRGPQGTLFGRNTTAGIVKFDTIKPTEEMKGRATATYGSYNTITFDGGVGGALVEGKVAARASVLIQHRDNWIDNTYTKKNDALGGFDEKAGRLQVLFTPNDKLSALFNVHARDLDGTAAVFRANVLTKGSNKLNSNYDREKVAYDNTANNPQKYKGYGASANIQYDFDGAKLTSITAYENTHGSSLGDIDGGNPTGPGVIPFQSNTRDGIKNLFQWTQEVRLASDTDGPLSWQVGGFYFDTKYDIRTDPFYMPATTLRQKNKAWAVFGQASYAVNDQLTLTGGLRYTDDDKDMNVVSSPTAAPSVSVSDSQVSWDLSAFYKLQETVSVYAKVASGFRGPSIQGRDIAFGSPASTAKSETIMSYEVGLKSELFDRRIRLNGAVFTYTIDDPQFSAVGGGSNSNRLINAKKGEAYGLELDSEFVVTPNFVVTAGYSYAHTKIKDSTLAVAPCAACTVTDPLNAAGQALVNGNPFPNAPKYTFDFTARYSYPIASGELFAYTDWKVQGYTNIFLYQSKEFYTKGDFEGGLKLGYANKQDGWEVAAFARNITNESNIKGAIDFNNLTAFVNEPRVIGVSIDTHF, encoded by the coding sequence ATGCCCAAGCTCAACAGCTCCCTTCGTCACGCCCTGACGGTGTCGTGCGGCCTGACCGCCCTCGCCTCGGCGATGGCCATCGCGCCCGCGGCGTTCGCCCAAGACACCAAGGTCGGCGAGATCATCATCACCGCCCAGAAGCGCAGTGAAAACCTGCAGGACGTCCCGGTCTCGGTGGCCGCCCTCGGCGGCGAAAAGCTGCAATCGACCTTCGCCGCCGGCGAAGACATCCTGGCGCTCTCGGCCAAGGCTCCGGGCCTCTACGCCGAGTCCTCCAACGGCCGCGCCGCGCCGCGCTTCTACATCCGCGGCCTGGGCAACGCCGACTTCGACCTGGCCGCCTCGCAACCCGTCTCCATCATTCAGGATGAAGTCGTCCTCGAGAACGTCGTGCTGAAGAGCTCGCCGATCTACGACCTCGACCACGTCGAAGTCCTGCGCGGCCCGCAAGGCACGCTGTTCGGCCGCAACACGACCGCCGGCATCGTCAAGTTCGACACCATCAAGCCGACCGAAGAGATGAAGGGCCGCGCGACGGCCACCTACGGCAGCTACAACACCATCACCTTCGACGGCGGCGTCGGCGGCGCCCTGGTCGAGGGCAAGGTCGCGGCTCGCGCCTCCGTCCTGATCCAGCACCGCGATAACTGGATCGACAACACCTACACCAAGAAAAACGACGCTCTGGGCGGCTTCGACGAGAAGGCCGGCCGCCTGCAGGTGCTGTTCACGCCCAACGACAAGCTGTCGGCCCTGTTCAACGTCCACGCCCGCGACCTGGACGGCACCGCCGCCGTGTTCCGCGCCAACGTGCTGACCAAGGGCTCGAACAAGCTCAACAGCAACTATGACCGTGAAAAGGTCGCCTACGACAACACCGCCAACAACCCGCAGAAGTACAAGGGCTACGGCGCGTCGGCGAACATTCAGTACGACTTCGACGGCGCCAAGCTGACCTCGATCACCGCCTACGAGAACACCCACGGCTCCAGCCTGGGCGACATCGACGGCGGCAACCCGACCGGTCCGGGCGTGATCCCGTTCCAATCGAACACCCGTGACGGCATCAAGAACCTGTTCCAATGGACCCAGGAAGTTCGCCTGGCCAGCGATACCGACGGCCCGCTGTCCTGGCAGGTCGGCGGCTTCTACTTCGACACCAAGTACGACATCCGCACCGACCCATTCTACATGCCGGCGACCACCTTGCGCCAAAAGAACAAGGCCTGGGCGGTGTTCGGCCAAGCCTCCTACGCGGTCAACGACCAGCTGACCCTGACCGGCGGCCTGCGCTACACCGACGACGACAAGGACATGAACGTCGTGTCGAGCCCGACGGCGGCGCCGTCCGTTTCGGTTTCGGACTCGCAAGTCAGCTGGGATCTGTCAGCGTTCTACAAGCTGCAGGAGACGGTCAGCGTCTACGCCAAGGTCGCCTCGGGCTTCCGTGGTCCGTCGATCCAGGGACGCGACATCGCCTTTGGCTCGCCGGCCTCGACCGCCAAGTCCGAAACGATCATGTCCTATGAAGTGGGCTTGAAGAGCGAGCTGTTCGACCGTCGCATCCGCCTGAACGGCGCGGTCTTCACCTACACGATCGACGACCCGCAATTCAGCGCCGTCGGCGGCGGTTCGAACTCCAACCGCCTGATCAACGCCAAGAAGGGCGAAGCTTACGGCCTGGAACTGGACAGCGAGTTCGTGGTCACCCCGAACTTCGTCGTCACGGCTGGCTACAGCTACGCCCACACGAAGATCAAGGACAGCACGCTGGCCGTGGCCCCCTGCGCCGCCTGCACCGTGACCGACCCGCTGAACGCCGCCGGCCAGGCCCTCGTGAACGGCAACCCGTTCCCGAACGCGCCGAAGTACACCTTCGACTTCACGGCTCGCTACAGCTACCCGATCGCCTCAGGCGAGCTGTTCGCCTACACCGACTGGAAGGTTCAGGGCTACACCAACATCTTCCTGTACCAGTCGAAGGAGTTCTACACGAAGGGCGACTTCGAGGGCGGCCTGAAGCTGGGCTACGCCAACAAGCAAGACGGTTGGGAAGTGGCGGCCTTCGCCCGCAACATCACCAACGAGAGCAACATCAAGGGCGCGATCGACTTCAACAACCTGACCGCGTTCGTCAACGAGCCGCGCGTGATCGGCGTTTCGATCGACACCCACTTCTAA
- a CDS encoding putative quinol monooxygenase, translated as MGIAMNRRGALAGGLAAMALSGAAQSQERKPMYGLIGQMLAAPGKRDELLAILGESTAGMPGCLSYVIAKDPANADALWITEVWTDKDAHAASLKLPAVQAAIARARPIIAGFPQHFETEPVAGQGLKG; from the coding sequence ATGGGGATCGCAATGAACAGGCGAGGGGCGCTGGCGGGCGGCTTGGCGGCCATGGCCCTTTCTGGAGCGGCGCAATCTCAGGAGAGGAAACCCATGTACGGATTGATTGGTCAGATGCTCGCCGCGCCCGGTAAGCGAGACGAGCTCCTGGCGATCCTTGGCGAAAGCACCGCCGGAATGCCGGGTTGCCTGAGCTATGTGATCGCCAAGGATCCGGCGAACGCCGACGCGCTCTGGATCACCGAGGTCTGGACCGACAAGGACGCTCACGCCGCGTCGCTGAAGCTGCCCGCCGTGCAGGCGGCGATCGCCAGGGCCCGACCGATCATCGCGGGCTTTCCGCAGCATTTCGAGACCGAGCCGGTGGCGGGGCAGGGGCTGAAGGGCTGA
- a CDS encoding amidohydrolase, which produces MIRWRYAATAASLLALGLSACATTGTNAPAKPSQAAAKPAEKAEIKPLPKGLDGQASSGFPSTYKPFPSRPTAFVGATVLTATGQQIENGVVIASGGKIVAVGGPDTPIPADVVKVDATGKWITPGVIDAHSHLGVYPSPGVSARSDGNEATDPNTAQVWAEHSVWPQDPGFNRARAGGVTTLLILPGSANLFGGRSVTLKNVPSLTTQGMKFPDAPYGLKMACGENPKRVYGGRGRSPSTAMGNVFGYRKAWIDAADYARKWDDFRAKQQKGEKADPPKRDLQLETLAGVLKGEILVQNHCYRADEEATMIDIAKEFGYKITMFHHAIESYKIAPLLAKEGICSATWASWTGFKMESLDGIDANAAILWKNGACVVIHSDDPIMTQRLNQEAAVAMAAGAKLGIDIPRAEAIKWITANPAKAMGIGDKTGSLEPGKAADIVVWSRDPFSVYAQAEKVFIDGALIYDRKDARFQPKSDFELGQPGQGAFN; this is translated from the coding sequence ATGATCAGATGGCGTTACGCGGCGACCGCCGCGAGCCTCCTCGCGCTGGGGCTTTCGGCCTGCGCGACCACCGGGACGAACGCTCCCGCCAAACCCAGCCAAGCGGCCGCCAAGCCCGCTGAAAAGGCCGAGATCAAGCCGCTGCCCAAGGGCCTGGACGGTCAGGCCTCCAGCGGCTTCCCGTCGACCTACAAGCCGTTCCCGTCGCGCCCCACCGCCTTTGTCGGCGCGACCGTGCTGACCGCGACCGGTCAGCAGATCGAGAATGGCGTGGTGATCGCCTCGGGCGGCAAGATCGTGGCCGTCGGCGGCCCCGACACTCCGATCCCGGCCGATGTGGTCAAGGTTGACGCCACCGGCAAGTGGATCACGCCTGGCGTCATCGACGCCCATAGCCACCTTGGCGTCTATCCCTCGCCAGGCGTCTCGGCGCGCTCGGACGGCAACGAGGCCACCGACCCGAACACCGCCCAGGTCTGGGCCGAGCATTCGGTCTGGCCGCAGGATCCGGGCTTCAACCGCGCCCGCGCCGGCGGCGTCACGACCCTGCTGATCCTCCCGGGGTCGGCCAACCTGTTCGGCGGTCGCTCGGTGACGCTGAAGAACGTGCCGTCGCTGACGACGCAGGGCATGAAGTTCCCGGACGCGCCCTACGGCCTGAAGATGGCCTGCGGCGAGAACCCCAAGCGCGTCTATGGCGGCCGGGGTCGCTCGCCCTCGACGGCGATGGGCAACGTCTTCGGCTATCGCAAGGCCTGGATCGACGCGGCCGACTACGCCCGCAAATGGGACGACTTCCGCGCCAAGCAGCAGAAAGGCGAGAAGGCCGATCCGCCCAAGCGTGACCTGCAGCTTGAGACCCTGGCCGGCGTGCTGAAGGGCGAGATCCTGGTCCAGAACCACTGCTACCGGGCCGACGAAGAAGCCACGATGATCGATATCGCCAAGGAGTTTGGCTACAAGATCACGATGTTCCACCACGCGATCGAGAGCTACAAGATCGCGCCCCTGCTGGCCAAGGAAGGCATCTGCTCGGCCACCTGGGCGTCGTGGACCGGCTTCAAGATGGAAAGTCTGGACGGCATCGACGCCAACGCCGCGATCCTGTGGAAGAACGGCGCCTGCGTCGTGATCCACTCGGATGATCCGATCATGACCCAGCGCCTGAACCAGGAGGCCGCGGTCGCCATGGCCGCCGGCGCCAAGCTCGGCATCGACATCCCGCGCGCCGAGGCGATCAAGTGGATCACGGCCAACCCGGCCAAGGCCATGGGCATCGGCGACAAGACCGGCAGCCTGGAGCCCGGCAAGGCCGCTGACATCGTGGTCTGGAGCCGCGACCCGTTCAGCGTCTACGCCCAGGCGGAGAAGGTCTTCATCGACGGCGCGCTGATCTACGATCGCAAGGACGCGCGCTTCCAGCCCAAGTCCGATTTCGAGCTCGGCCAACCCGGCCAAGGAGCGTTCAACTGA
- a CDS encoding amidohydrolase family protein: protein MIRSLLLASAACALALPAAAQTVAIVNARIEPVSSAAIPNGTLVIKDGKIAALGAKVTVPAGAKVIDAKGGVVTPGFIAPSSNLGAAEVNGVRETRDDGTGSALSAAFDISYGINPASTFIGLARDGGITSSAVTPVLTGTGGGAHEHADDGVVEEMTAGKTGDGDPPLFGGQAAFIRLKAGAPDIVEASKLAVTVSLGESGARAAGGSRGADLVLIRSALEDARAFAARRAAFEQGATRDFGLSRLDLQALIPVVQGKTPLLIRVSRAADIRQALKLAAEEKIKVILEGVEEGWIVAPEIAKAGVPVIVDPQDDLPGSFETLGSRLDNAARLHAAGVPVAINGSRDFNNLRQERLNAGLAVANGLPYSAALAAVTLVPAKMWGQDGKIGSLEVGKLADVVVWNGDPLETTSWPTTVLVGGVEQPKDSRHEQLKARYVAGDQSGYPPAYR from the coding sequence ATGATCCGGTCTCTGCTTCTCGCCAGCGCCGCCTGCGCCCTGGCCCTCCCCGCGGCGGCCCAGACGGTCGCCATCGTCAACGCTCGCATCGAGCCGGTCTCCAGCGCCGCGATCCCGAACGGGACCTTGGTGATCAAGGACGGCAAGATCGCCGCGCTCGGCGCCAAGGTCACGGTTCCCGCCGGCGCCAAGGTGATCGACGCCAAGGGCGGCGTGGTCACCCCGGGCTTCATCGCCCCGTCCTCGAACCTCGGCGCCGCCGAGGTCAACGGCGTGCGCGAGACCCGCGACGACGGCACCGGCAGCGCCCTCTCGGCCGCCTTCGACATCAGCTACGGGATCAACCCGGCCTCGACCTTCATCGGCCTGGCCCGCGACGGCGGGATCACCAGCTCGGCGGTGACGCCGGTGCTGACCGGGACCGGCGGCGGCGCTCACGAGCACGCCGATGACGGCGTGGTCGAGGAGATGACCGCCGGCAAGACCGGCGACGGCGATCCGCCGCTGTTCGGCGGCCAGGCGGCCTTCATCCGCCTGAAGGCCGGCGCGCCCGACATCGTCGAGGCCTCCAAGCTGGCCGTCACCGTCTCGCTCGGCGAGAGCGGGGCCCGGGCGGCCGGCGGCTCGCGCGGCGCGGACCTTGTCCTGATCCGCTCGGCCCTCGAGGACGCCCGCGCCTTCGCCGCTCGCCGCGCCGCGTTCGAGCAAGGCGCCACCCGCGACTTCGGGCTCTCGCGCCTGGACCTCCAGGCCCTGATCCCCGTCGTGCAAGGCAAGACGCCGCTGTTGATCCGCGTCTCCCGCGCCGCCGACATCCGCCAGGCGCTGAAGCTGGCGGCCGAGGAGAAGATCAAGGTCATCCTCGAAGGCGTCGAGGAAGGCTGGATCGTCGCCCCCGAGATCGCCAAGGCCGGCGTGCCCGTCATCGTCGATCCGCAGGACGACCTGCCCGGCAGCTTCGAGACCCTGGGCTCGCGCCTCGACAACGCCGCCCGGCTGCACGCCGCCGGCGTGCCGGTGGCGATCAACGGCTCGCGAGACTTCAACAACCTGCGCCAGGAGCGCCTCAACGCCGGCCTCGCGGTCGCCAACGGCCTGCCCTACTCGGCCGCCCTGGCCGCCGTGACCCTGGTCCCGGCCAAGATGTGGGGCCAGGACGGCAAGATCGGCTCGCTGGAGGTCGGCAAGCTGGCCGATGTCGTGGTCTGGAACGGCGACCCGCTGGAGACCACCAGCTGGCCGACCACGGTCCTGGTCGGCGGCGTCGAGCAGCCCAAGGACAGCCGCCACGAGCAGCTTAAGGCCCGCTACGTCGCCGGCGACCAGAGCGGCTATCCGCCGGCTTACCGGTAG
- the parE gene encoding DNA topoisomerase IV subunit B, with amino-acid sequence MSSSDNTPSLFGDDDALAPVPAAPLLSGVEPRVEPTPRPIPPPPPSSKPAPAAKAPSSSGAPGEYSAADIEVLEGLEPVRKRPGMYIGGTDERALHHLFAEVLDNSMDEAVAGFAKTIEVKLDADGFLSVKDDGRGMPVDPHPKYPGKSALEVIMTVLHAGGKFTGKAYETSGGLHGVGASVVNALSERVEVTVWRDGFEHLQVFARGKPLGPIQQVGPSKKKGTMVRFKPDDEIFGDGTNFKPARLYRMARSKAYLFRGVQIKWSCDPSRIHDQTPPEATFHFPNGLADFLAERTKGLTTITPESFSGRIERQGEAGAVEWAVTWTPQGFGEHDGFMQSYCNTVPTPEGGTHESGFRAALTRGLKAYAELKGEKRGAIITADDVVAQAGALISVFIKNPEFQGQTKEKLSTSEAQRFVEQALRDPFDLWLSSSPKNAQALLEFVIERAEERLKRRKDKEVSRASATRKLRLPGKLADCAGGAVDGAELFIVEGDSAGGSAKQARDRKYQAILPLRGKILNVASASGEKFTANKELSDLMLALGAQGGSKYREEDLRYERIIIMTDADVDGAHIASLLITFFYRTMPDVIRQGHLFLALPPLYRISHGGKSEYARDDAHKDELLATVFKGKKPEIGRFKGLGEMMASQLKETTMDPAKRTLARVTLPRHEESVEELVETLMGRKPELRFRFIQENAEFAAADLDL; translated from the coding sequence ATGTCCTCCTCCGATAACACCCCCTCCCTGTTTGGCGACGACGACGCCCTCGCCCCGGTTCCGGCCGCGCCGCTGCTGAGCGGCGTCGAGCCGCGCGTCGAGCCGACACCGCGTCCGATCCCGCCGCCGCCCCCGTCGTCGAAGCCCGCCCCCGCCGCCAAGGCCCCCTCGTCTTCTGGGGCGCCCGGCGAGTACTCGGCCGCCGACATCGAGGTGCTGGAGGGCCTGGAGCCGGTCCGCAAGCGGCCGGGCATGTACATCGGCGGCACCGACGAGCGGGCCCTGCACCACCTGTTCGCCGAAGTCCTCGACAACTCGATGGACGAGGCCGTGGCCGGCTTCGCCAAGACCATCGAGGTCAAGCTCGACGCCGACGGCTTCCTGTCGGTCAAGGACGACGGCCGCGGCATGCCCGTGGACCCGCACCCCAAGTACCCCGGCAAGTCGGCGCTGGAGGTCATCATGACTGTCCTGCACGCCGGCGGTAAGTTCACGGGCAAGGCCTACGAGACGTCCGGCGGCCTGCACGGCGTCGGCGCCAGCGTCGTCAACGCCCTGTCCGAGCGCGTCGAGGTCACCGTCTGGCGCGACGGCTTCGAGCACCTCCAGGTCTTCGCCCGCGGCAAGCCGCTGGGGCCAATCCAGCAGGTCGGTCCGTCGAAGAAGAAGGGCACCATGGTGCGCTTCAAGCCCGACGACGAGATCTTCGGCGACGGCACGAACTTCAAGCCCGCGCGCCTCTACCGCATGGCGCGGTCGAAGGCCTATCTGTTCCGCGGCGTGCAGATCAAATGGTCCTGCGACCCGTCCCGCATCCACGACCAGACCCCGCCCGAGGCCACGTTCCACTTCCCCAACGGCCTGGCCGACTTCCTGGCCGAGCGGACCAAGGGCCTGACCACGATCACGCCCGAGAGCTTCTCGGGCCGCATCGAGCGCCAGGGCGAGGCCGGCGCGGTCGAGTGGGCCGTCACCTGGACGCCCCAGGGCTTTGGCGAGCACGACGGCTTCATGCAGTCGTACTGCAACACCGTCCCCACGCCCGAGGGCGGCACCCACGAGAGCGGCTTCCGCGCCGCCCTGACCCGCGGCCTCAAGGCCTATGCCGAGCTCAAGGGCGAGAAGCGCGGCGCGATCATCACCGCCGACGACGTCGTCGCCCAGGCCGGGGCGCTGATCTCGGTGTTCATCAAGAACCCCGAGTTCCAGGGCCAGACCAAGGAGAAGCTCTCCACCAGCGAGGCCCAGCGCTTCGTCGAGCAGGCCCTGCGCGACCCGTTCGACCTGTGGCTGTCCTCCAGCCCGAAGAACGCCCAGGCCCTGCTGGAATTCGTCATCGAGCGGGCCGAAGAACGCCTGAAGCGCCGCAAGGACAAGGAAGTCTCCCGCGCCAGCGCGACCCGCAAGCTGCGCCTGCCCGGCAAGCTGGCCGACTGCGCCGGCGGGGCGGTCGACGGCGCCGAGCTCTTCATCGTCGAAGGCGACTCGGCCGGCGGTTCCGCCAAGCAGGCCCGCGACCGCAAGTACCAGGCGATCCTGCCCCTGCGCGGCAAGATCCTGAACGTCGCGTCAGCCTCGGGCGAGAAGTTCACCGCCAACAAGGAGCTGTCGGACCTGATGCTGGCCCTGGGGGCCCAGGGCGGTTCCAAGTACCGTGAAGAGGATCTGCGCTACGAGCGGATCATCATCATGACCGACGCCGACGTCGACGGCGCCCACATCGCCTCCCTCTTGATCACCTTCTTCTACCGGACCATGCCGGACGTGATCCGCCAGGGTCACCTGTTCCTGGCCCTGCCGCCGCTGTACCGCATCAGCCACGGCGGCAAGTCCGAGTACGCCCGCGACGACGCCCACAAGGACGAGCTGCTGGCCACGGTCTTCAAGGGCAAGAAGCCCGAGATCGGCCGCTTCAAGGGCCTGGGCGAGATGATGGCCTCCCAGCTGAAGGAGACCACCATGGACCCGGCCAAACGCACCCTGGCCCGCGTCACCCTGCCCCGCCACGAGGAGAGCGTGGAAGAGCTGGTCGAGACCCTGATGGGGCGGAAACCGGAACTGCGCTTCCGCTTCATCCAGGAAAACGCCGAGTTCGCGGCGGCGGACCTGGATCTCTGA
- a CDS encoding EcsC family protein: MPLSPDILAWRDEILRPPGPLNGLARATQRRINRMIPEKVHAAITTAIEGMTRGMLTGSDFLTGAPRLGLSLDERRALAAKAIDGWKKTAAVEGGVTGAGGFLAAAADFPLLMSFKIKLLFEIAAVFGHDGRALSERLFILHIFELAFSDAEHRAAVMAAMQDWDAKAHPAHLDDFDWRAFQQQYRDHIDLAKLAQFLPVVGAPLGAIVNWRLVERLGHTAVMAYRMRAEQGAVS; encoded by the coding sequence ATGCCCCTTTCCCCCGACATCCTGGCCTGGCGCGACGAGATCCTCCGCCCGCCGGGGCCGCTGAACGGCCTGGCGCGGGCCACGCAGCGGCGGATCAACCGGATGATCCCCGAGAAGGTCCACGCCGCGATCACCACGGCCATCGAGGGCATGACGCGCGGCATGCTGACCGGGTCGGACTTTCTGACCGGGGCGCCTCGGCTTGGCCTGTCGCTGGACGAACGGCGGGCCCTGGCGGCCAAGGCGATCGACGGCTGGAAGAAGACGGCCGCCGTCGAGGGCGGGGTGACCGGGGCCGGGGGCTTCCTGGCGGCGGCGGCCGACTTCCCGCTGCTGATGAGCTTCAAGATCAAGCTGCTGTTCGAGATCGCCGCCGTCTTCGGCCACGACGGACGGGCGCTGAGCGAGCGCCTCTTCATCCTGCACATCTTCGAGCTGGCGTTTTCGGACGCCGAGCACCGGGCGGCCGTGATGGCGGCGATGCAGGACTGGGACGCCAAGGCCCATCCGGCCCACCTCGACGACTTCGACTGGCGGGCCTTCCAGCAACAGTACCGCGACCACATTGATCTCGCGAAACTGGCCCAGTTCCTGCCGGTGGTCGGCGCGCCGCTGGGGGCGATCGTCAATTGGCGGCTGGTGGAGCGCCTGGGGCATACGGCGGTGATGGCCTACCGGATGCGGGCCGAGCAGGGGGCGGTGTCCTAA
- a CDS encoding chromosomal replication initiator DnaA translates to MSTQFRLPLTAAPTYAREDFAVSPSNADAVARVEAWPAWPEGRLALVGPAGAGKTHLARAWAAAHDAVVVEATGDDAPDLPALRGKAVLVEDADRRAEGSALSDEALFHILNMAGVDGGTVLLTGRTPPVGWAAAVPDLRSRLNALSVATIDEPDDVVLEAVLRRAFEQRLLKPDPDLYPYLLLRLPRSAAEALAAADLLDEAAAQMRRELNKALAREVLGDFEGDEGAD, encoded by the coding sequence TTGTCCACCCAGTTCCGACTGCCGCTGACCGCCGCGCCGACCTATGCTCGCGAAGACTTCGCCGTCTCGCCGAGCAACGCCGACGCCGTGGCGCGGGTCGAGGCTTGGCCGGCCTGGCCGGAGGGGCGGCTGGCGCTGGTCGGGCCGGCGGGCGCAGGCAAGACGCACCTGGCGCGGGCCTGGGCGGCGGCGCATGACGCCGTGGTCGTCGAGGCGACCGGCGATGACGCGCCCGACCTGCCCGCCCTGCGCGGCAAGGCGGTGCTGGTCGAGGACGCCGACCGGCGGGCTGAAGGCTCCGCCCTGTCGGACGAGGCGCTGTTCCACATCCTCAACATGGCCGGGGTCGACGGCGGGACCGTGCTGCTGACCGGGCGAACGCCGCCGGTGGGGTGGGCCGCGGCGGTGCCGGACCTGCGCTCGCGGCTCAACGCCCTGTCCGTCGCCACGATCGACGAGCCCGACGACGTGGTGCTGGAGGCGGTGCTGCGGCGGGCCTTCGAACAACGCCTCCTGAAGCCCGATCCGGACCTCTATCCCTACCTTTTGCTACGCCTGCCCCGCTCGGCCGCCGAGGCCCTGGCGGCGGCGGACCTGCTGGACGAGGCCGCGGCCCAGATGCGGCGGGAGCTGAACAAGGCCCTGGCGCGCGAAGTGCTGGGGGATTTCGAGGGGGATGAGGGGGCGGATTAA